In Oryza sativa Japonica Group chromosome 8, ASM3414082v1, the sequence ATATGTTTTTTCAATTCCAATGCTGATACTGTCAGATGTTTAGTTCCACTTCTGCTTCATTTATTTCAGGAGAGGTTAAGCTTGTGGGAGGAAAAGTTAAATCGATTTGAGGACTGGGACAAGGGTACTTGACAACTCATTAACTATTGGTGGAAATATCATATCTATGCACACGTATACCAAATTACTGCTTGTGTTCTGAATTGCAGCACCATTGCGCCCAACCACTACAGTGAATACACAGGCAGCAGCAAGGTTCATTGGTCACTCATTGCCCCATTTGACAACTGGTACATAATTGTTTATTGAAAAGTTTTACGAACGGTTTGGTTTTTTATGGTGTAGTGTTGAGGTTTCATTTGCTATTTCAGATCAGAAGAGGAGCATGCAGGCAATCAGTAGAGGAGAAGGAGGGAGTTACTCTGGGAACAAGAGAAAACCACAACCACCGCGGCCAAATAAGAAGTCTGTTCGTGCTGCCACGGAAGAATTCCTTGCAAAAGCAGCTCTGGAGCTTAGTGGGCATAATGATAGCAAGGTGAAGGGCCCTATTAGGCTCCTCTCTGATGAAGATGAGGACTAAGATTGTGTATTGTTGGTTTTATCCAGAGGTATTCCTTGCTGCTTCCTTGCATTCATGATTTCTATATCATTGCAATCAAGGTCTGAACTGGCTTGGATAAGGGTCCAGAGCCCTATAGGGCACTAGCCCTCTAGTAGCTCTAGCAGGGTCTCCACTAAGAGAAGCTCTGAGGCTTAGGGCTAACTTTAGagatttgattgattgattaataATAGAGTACATACTACCACACCAAAGGAAATAATGTCTAAAATTGTAGAAACCAACccaatctctatctctaatttACTATCAGAGCTCATTTATTTCCTAACTAGATAATCGCCTACCTTTAATTGATGTTTTTCCTAATCTGTTATGCCTAACCTGCTGCATGGGCCTGGCCCATGTCTATAACATATTGCTCCATAGTGACAATATGATGTAATCACGATACTTGCAACACTTAAATGCCCATTGTTTGTTGGCTGAACCCCATTGAACTAGCCAAAACCAGCAGTCAAGCCGCGGTCAGACTGGCAGATGTGAGTCCTTTTAGCCTTTTAATTTGGGGTGCATTTTTAGACTTTGTAATACTAGCTCCACTTTATCGCTGATTAGGTGCTTTTgcctgaattttttttcctccaaatgAAGTTGATTTTGGACTTGAGATTTGGTGGTAATGTAGTTCATGCCTCTCTAGtaaatttttcatgaatttagaGAACTTTTAGGTCCCGTTTTCATGTATTTTCActtatttgatggttttcacCAGATATTTCCCCGTATAACCAATGGGCCCAGTTCTGACTTAATCCATTTTGTTATTGAAGGGCATGTTTAAACCGAATGTTATCTTCTTGCTTTAATAACTGATCAGGATTTCTTATGCACAACTGCTCAAAGCTACCACCAAACTAGTTAGCCTCAAGAATACCCATATAGCACCCTAGATTAGCATTGAGCTGAGTCCTTAAACTATTCCTCAACacctaaaattaaaaatgttgctACTAAATTTGAGTAGAAATCTCCCCGAAATAAAGCAATTAATGGGATAGCAAATCTTGATAACCCCATAGCTGGTCACATTACAATACTATAACAGTAACAATAAGGTGCCGGTAATAATAGAAAATAGAACCATGTTCTGCACAAACCGCAAAGTACCCACATGCTACCAATAACTGAATTCCAGCTGAACTGAGCTAAaacattaaaaatataattatgataACCAAACATGATAACTAAACTTAATATTCATGGAACACTGTGTGTATGGTACTAACCAAGGGCATACATACAGTAGTAGCATAATGTTGCCCCTTTGTTTGGCAGAAATTATCAAACTCTTCTGTATTTCCAGACTTCTTTTAATCAGGGTCCGCACATTTCACAGGTCCCCAACCAAATAAGTCCATATCCTTCCTTGGTTCCTGCTACTTTCTTGCATTTATTTCTGCTACATTTCTTGGTTTTGCTTCTAACTCTACCTTGAAACTCCACAGAGGATCTTTTTCCCATGTTTGGTGCTGCTCATCTAGTGCATATTTCCTCCGAGCCTACAACCCACCTTTTGTGTCTCAAGTCTACATTGTATTGCTTTCAAACCTCTCCTGCAACTTCAGTGCTCCAAGAGTGGAATCCTTCATTCCTTCCTCAAgatttctttccttcttttatttagatttttccTGGCCCTTCATCTTAGTTACTTGTGCTTACATCTTTACCTGCACAAGCTAGCCATTGGAATTAGATGCAATCATCAAATTAAATATTGGGCACAACAAAAAATGCCAGAACCTATAAGTTTATAAACTGTATTCACTGCTAGCCATGCAATTACTCCAGACATACACGTCAACTATTCTCACAATCTCAATGCAAACACTTCTCTATACATTCCACTCTACTGTGTGATTTCAGTCCCTCACTTCTACTTGATAAAGACGACAGCATGATGCAGGTAGAGGTTTGAGACAACAGCTCAACGTGCTAGGGTAATAATCCTTTTATGACAGGATCATTGATCTAACTAAACTGAGCGGATACATTTCAGTGGCTGTAACTGGGGTGAAAAAAATGATACTATAACTATGCCACTCAAGATACTAGTACTGTAGAAAGTTTCTGTTAAGCATAATGCTAGAGAAGGGCAACTTGAAGCAACTCACATTTTTGTTATTTGACATTTTAGACTTGTCATTGTCAAGGCTAGCTtgagattagtttttttttttaacacttCCGATAAATTGTGGCTATCCTTTTAAATGCCTCAATTGTTTGTTTCACTTCCATGCAGATGAAATACTAGCTGCCTACTTCAAAGAATGGATAAAGTGCGGTATAACTTACTCTGCAATCAAGAAAATTTTGCTTAGTTGTGCTGTGGTGTACATACCAAGGCAGAATGAAGTAGACAAGCTAGATGTAAACTGTAATAGTTATTATCTTTGCCTTGAGAGCAATATTGTAGTCCTGTCTGAATGTCATTTTCAGAAGGAAATTTTGACTGTTTTTAGTTAAAGCACTGACCCTCGAATGGCAGTTGAGTCCATTGCTGAAGATTTGATCTAGTGGTGTTTGAGACTGTTTAACATCGCCGTAGCGTGAATGTTGCCAAAGTAGTCTGCTTGTCCAGTTCCTGTGAGTGCTTGTATGatgtattatatttttctttagtGAACAGCCTTTTACGTgtcacaacttttttttttgtgtgtttggcTTGAGCACTGTCATGATCAGAAGACAGCGTCATCCGCCCTTGgtacaggtttttttttttctcttcggtAACCTATTTTCTAGGgaattatttttattctttaaaccttttaaattttaaaaataaacatttccaaaacttattttcaaaatcTAAATCTTTTGGTCACGCCAGCTGAACTGTCATAGCAAAACAATATTGTCATATAGGTCTTATTGATGTGACAGCATTACTTGGCCATGTTGATCTCGCTAGTGTGACAACGTTATTTGGCACACCATTCTCGCTGATGTAGTATGGTGTGTAAAGGCTCAgattttgaaaataagttttgaaagggtttatttttaaataaaaaattaaaatggttaaaaaataaaaaatcttttCTAGGTAAGGCTAGcgtgggattttttttattttcctggATCCAATAAATCCatgtttggggagcttaagATTTTAAGAATATGTTCGTTAGTAGCCAGCTTCTTAGAATATGAAAGCTGGGTTTTCCAGCTTCTGggttctagtttattttctagaactACATTTTATCAGAATCAGAGTGACAATCTAGACTGTTTGGGGGTGGTGGAGATTTTGTGAGAAGCTTAGAATCAGAGTGACAATCTGTTTGGGGAGGTGGAGATTTTGTGAGAAGCTGTTTCTGCTAGAAGCTCCCCTAAACAGGCTCTAAGGCTGTGTTGGGTATTGTGTGTTGGGAACTAATCCTCTAAGCACGCAAAACAAAGCAACTCATTAGCGCGCGCATGATTatttaagtattagttttttgcaaatgaattaatatgttttttaaaacaacttttgtatataatttataaaaaacgcaccatttagtaATTTGGGAAACGTGAGCGCGAAAAACGAGATATGTGTTGAAAACTTAACCAACGAACTCAGCCTAAGTTTGGACACCAAGAATCCGGTTTTTAGATCCTCCTTGAAAAGGGCTTCTACACACGACAGGATGATGGGTTTACTATGAAGCTTCACTCCCCCATTACTCAAAAACCAGTTGGAAAACCAAGGAGAAACTTGGTGTTGAATCCTACTCTCGCTGTCCCAAGACGATCATCTCCCAAGAAGATAATCATTTTAGGTTGTATagttgttaacagtgaaatttgaaatttggtaagcctcgaagtcatcatcggcctagAGTCAGGATCGGCTTCAGAGTCCTGGAATTGGCCGATGGGAATTGTCAAGtcaccaatagtcggattcttaCTAGATTTGATTAAGGAAATTATCTGaataaaggaagcttatccaaaagtgaccgagttcaaggaggatgcgacaTGGCGGCGTAattctatctattaattaggcatgATTTagtagtttccttttatctttagaaaagtgtgtttagtgtctgataaggactttatattttccttttatctttagaaaagtttctttcttgtccaagAAGTACtcgtatctacccatgggtataaatatgtacacacGGGGTTATTGTAAACTATCTCaacgatcaatacaactactctcggcgcatcgccaccctctttgcCAAGTTTTTACTTATCATTTGGCAGAACTTGGCActtgacgcggggctgcatcagCTTTCAATCTCtagcgaaggggtaagtcctacgttccgcggGCCCTGGTAATTGTATCGGCTACATTAGTGTTGTTGAAAACTGCATCGCTTCGACCTCTtcgatcgctctggtttggttgataaaTTTTCCTACATATCTATcatattgtcagggttatggatatcACATACCTAATAagtagtcgactaaatctcggcaggattcACCACATATCATGTCCtgtacggaaacaaccttcggatataggaggagttccggataaggaaagacaaccagagttctacatggaaatgaTAAGGAccactcggattgtatccatattggtttccctagttctacttggacaaggggacacctataggtataaatacaaggccctctgggaggagagaggacacggaacaatagatcaagacacaagatcaacatacaagccaacatacgccaagacaagacgccggatatcgacttcagagataggcatggctagtcccctatggTGCCTATGGATACCGttaggagagatatagctgttggtatttcttaacgacattactagaaatataattcccagcaatggcgcagaaatacttctggtatattatggttacagagttcatccgcaagcacacggatataccattgtagcatttcacccgagagtattccaagggtatcgtatttattttatcccgtgggaagatcatgtagagaaaactcaactaataatttatatattacttgtgataatcatattctaagcaggggttatgataatccaagggtagagtgacacacaagcatttctactcatcctcataataaataatctaagctaggtggaaagaaaagagaaagagaataatctattcctatacttctaatatacatagtatacatacattctagttaactaatatactagctaataccctctatctgatgccctcctggtacttcgagaagccacccctgactgccgagttccttacgacagcccgtcatgaccatccaaccggggctaaatacggaggaataccctccccaggaaattaacttaggattatatataggcgcggaggaatacccgtactgagctgtcaccatcagcggcccacctctcatccgcaatatataaccccaaataatgatatcccataatctagataccacgcctaaactaccagatactactctaatatcatcgtcatgacatagattaattgcatatgcaaacactatacccgcaccaaagcatctcccagataagctagccgtatattcagtataacaagaacataatgtaaagttggtactcatatactcggaaagtatttcaataccataaatgtatataaaagagtattctaataaaagtacaaagcttacataagaggaaaggaaagctactagccatacccgaactcttctgaagacttccggactcctgattcctattctaattctattccaccagctagatactactaaacaaaacttgagaggaatgagagagctcttgcttgaggtgtgtgttgaagtgaagagagtgagctccttatatagaaggtaggtatgacggttatggaaggggaattgtccgaagtgccctccaaccgttattgggatgcaatcctggacgtccatgccaaaacctggatccaatgGCGCTaggattggttcggccgaacctggggctggcccaatccagcccaattttggctggtggcctcctctattgctccactccgcagacttgtgaattttgggccCAATTCATCATGTcgattctgagttcttggcccattcatacataagtctggtccTCGACattgtccgattgatttattgttggtgttgatgtcgattctccttcactttattgtcattctctgcaaaaaggttagtagacctaatactagtggaatattattgttctaacatatttatgcattgcaagcatcactagttctctcctgttttagtaatattgatggtcgaaactgatcgataacaaccgtcaacaatagcgctgtctctgatctcgccggatgcggattcgaggaggaaggctaccctgttgtcgactacgagtcagaacttcagaccgccaagtcgacaatagttagataggctatcccaaatattgtacttgtgtgatccagatgaataaagagcaacaccggcttcggccaacaggatgtagggttattatctgacaattcaggggcccgaaccttgCATAAAAATCCTCgcctccatctcttttacctcaatctcgcatatatcctagtaccaacaatccccatactatgcaaatactggaatcgcgacatcaaacgtcgacacatatatcttagttaatctagtttggTATCTCAGTTTACTTGTATCGGCTAATattcgttttagggtttatgccAGTATTGGCTAAATCGCTTTaccagattagattagctaagatatccaccactctgaaaatcagtcaacggcttgattgtcagattaaaaagttgccaacaaccACTTCGCCAgagattgaaagccgatgcagccccacGTTAGGTGCCATGTTCGATCGGATGATAAATAAAAAACCTCGGGTGGCGATGTGctgagagtagttgtattgatcgttGAGATAGTTTACAATAACCCCgtgtgtacatatttatacccatggataGATACGAGTACTTcttggacaagaaagaaattttctaaagataaaaggaaaatataaagtccttatcgaacattaaacacactttcctaaacataaaaggaaactaacatactcttcctaattaatagataaactgtcatgccgcatcctccttgaactcggtcacttctgAATAAGCTTCCTTTAATGAATTAATTTCCCTAACCAAATATAGCAacaatccgactattggcgacttgataattccCATCGGCCGATTCTAGGACTCTAAAAACgatactgactctaagccgatgatgacttcggggCTTATCAAATTTCACCGTTAACAAGATGATCACCgatgattaaaattgatgacgCAGAGCGACGAAGATGGTAAATCTAatggttttattttatttgatcgAGGTGTTGGACGATCAAATTTTGTCTAGACTTATTTATAGTTTTGAcatactatcaagaggggtTATGACCTAAACAAAGAGTTTATTAAAATGCCATATTAGATCATTTGCATTGTCTGACCGCTAGACCCAAGCCGGTCTGATCGGCATGTGTTGGCTGGTATGACCGGGCCCCCTCTGAGCCAGTTGGATGCCCTTGGCTTAACGATCCAGAGCCGCCAGAGTCGAGGCCGGTCTGATTGAGCCCCTGGAGGTCTAACCAAGCCTCAGGCGGTCTAACAGGCCGACCTATGGCAGTCAGACCGTGCTAGTTGTGCCTGCGCATTAAATGCACAGTAGTGGCTAACTTTCTAGCTATTACACTGATGGGCGGTTTGACCAGCAGGCAACAGAGGTTGGGGATTTCGACCCCAATGGCTAGTTTTTGTAGATGGgggtataaatactcccccatcAGCAGCAAGGGGATTCTTTTGGCACTTGCTTTATTTACATACATCCCTTGCATCTACTCTCACACTATCTTGAGCTTGTGTTTATCCATTTGGTGTGTTTGAGAGTTGATTGAGGTAAGACAAGTTCATTACTTCATTGTAGAGTTAATGTGACACCGGATCATCTCCGAGCCGGGATGttacttgttactcttggaggtagTCGCcccctagacggcttgtggataTGTTGCCCGGTGATCTCTCCAAGGAGATTGTGGAGAAATCCCggtgccggtttgtgagtggtttggagttcatcaccttcggagtgaaggaagaactaccctagtgatcaaGGCTTGGGTAGTCCACTTCGTGG encodes:
- the LOC4345136 gene encoding uncharacterized protein, with the translated sequence MAAAAAADSTSAVPPAVVSAAEDTLAAAESVGDHLAEMVAAAGEDPDAIAELPPLRRARAFLAMAKAAASLFAVRLRCSGVDPDEHPIKKEFERLSLWEEKLNRFEDWDKAPLRPTTTVNTQAAARFIGHSLPHLTTDQKRSMQAISRGEGGSYSGNKRKPQPPRPNKKSVRAATEEFLAKAALELSGHNDSKVKGPIRLLSDEDED